The Hyla sarda isolate aHylSar1 chromosome 3, aHylSar1.hap1, whole genome shotgun sequence genome contains the following window.
AGATTCCTACATCTGAGAGTGGGTGGTTTGTTACCTACTGATTCCTACATCTGAGATTGGGTGGTTTGTTACCTACTGATTCCTACATCTGAGCTTGGGTGGTTTGTACCTACTGATTCCTACATCTAAGCTTGGGTGGTTTGTACCTACTGATTCCTACATCTGAGATTGGGTGGTTTGTTACCTACTGATTCCTACATCTGAGCTTGGGTGCTTTGTTACTTACAGATTCCTACATCTGAGATTGGGTGGTTTGTTACCTACAGATTCCTACATCTGAGCTTGGGTGGTTTGTTACCTACTGATTCCTACATCTGAGCTTGGGTGCTTTGTTACCTACAGATTCCTACATCTGAGCTTGGGTGGTTTGTTACCTACTGATTCCTACATCTGAGATTGGGTGGTTTGTTACCTACTGATTCCTACATCTGAGATTGGGTGGTTTGTTACCTACTGATTCCTACATCTGAGCTTGGGTGGTTTGTTACCTACAGATTCCTACATCTGAGCTTGGGTGGTTTGTTACCTACCGATTCCTACATCTGAGGTTAGTTGTTTTACATTTGCATGATTCTTTAAATGGATACTTTGTAACACTCATTGTCGTAAGTTTACTTACTTACGTCATTTTCCATTAAACTAAGGATGATTGGTGCTATTTGAAATAAAAGCTTTGTAACAGTCATAAGCTCAAGTGTACCCAAGTTATTTCACATAGTATGAAGGGCACAGGGCGCTCTACAAATGCAATACCCTTTGACTAGTCAGGTAGCCCTTTTCTTGCAGGAGGCCTTACAATAAGTTGAGGGCAAAAATTTAGCCACATAAAAATCCTTATGAATTTTTCTAAAACACTATAAAATCTAGAGTTAAAGAGCCATACAAACCTCAGTTGCTATGATGCATTCATCTTTCTCGTCTGATATGACATATACCGACTGATACTTTGTGTCTTTTGATGAGTAATTTGAGTCTGGTCTCCGTTTTTCGGAAGAATCGCTGTGGATAACAAACAGAAAAGCTCACGGTTAGATGACTTgaatcaagaaaaaaaaactggggtAAAGTGATGGGAGTGTTTCATATTTAGAATCAAAGGGATATTCACCTTTTTAAGTGTGAAGAGTGTAAGTCTTCTGAGTCTGAGTCACTTGAGCTGCACTTGGCCTCACATTTCCTCCGCTCCTCCTTGGTAGTGTCCTCATTTTTTAGCTCATGTACTAAATTGTAATCCACAGATGGGTATCGAGTCTTGAAGCCATTTTTGTCATTATTGCTTTCACTGAGAAAGTCCACCTTCTTGTTAGTGTTTTTAATCTGAGTGGTGCCTATAACGCTTACAGAAATGTCCTTTTCGCGATGGCAGGTTGCCAAATTATTCATGGTCTTGGTCTCCCCACGAGTAGCTGCAGGCATGTGACGATTCCTATGCACCTTAAGACGCACATAAACAACTACAGCGGCACAGCCTAGGAGGAGCAATAGTACAAGGATAATTCCAGCACACACTGCAATCCAGGGGAACTTGTCACTAGGCATTTCTAAGGTTTCAGTGCTTTTTTCAGGCAACAAAAACTGGCAGTTAAGTCCTCCATAGCCATGAGCACATTCGCACACATAACGGTTGTTTCTCTCATGGCACGTTGCCCCATTGTGGCATGGGTTGTGCTCACATTTGCTGACAGGCATGCTGCAATTTTTCCCAGTGTACCCAGGAGGGCATGTACAGGAGTAGTCATTAATCCCATCCTGGCATGTGCCGCCATTTTGGCAGGGGAAGGAAGTACAGTCATCAAGGTTATCGTCACAGTGTCTCCCAGAGAAGCCTTCCTGGCACTGGCATATGTAGGAATTTCCAAGGTCTTCACAGCGAGCTCCTGTAATGCATCCAAACAATAACCATTTAGAGAATGTGCATTGAGGTAAATTACAAATCAATTACCACAATTTCTATAAGCATTGTTCCAGCAACCcccaagggtgtattcacacagcgGATGTGGTGCAGTCATGAAACTGTAACCGTACGAGGCTTTAGCATGATTTGGCAAATTAATTGTCTACAAGGTTATTTTATGTTTCACCTATAAAAACCATGCAGCCAAATACTTAATCGCAAAATCACAACAAAGCTTGATAAAACCGCATGTTTCAAATGGGGTTTTTAACACAACGTAACCACTACATATGAATACAAACCAAACTCATAGGTTAAATATTCTAAATATCACATATAGCTAAATGTTGTTTTCAGATAATATATGAATCTGGATTAATTCTCGCTATTCTACTAATAATACAGGGCTATATAAGACAAAATGTTTGACTTGATAAACAATATAACAAGTAGAGTGTAATCTTACCattggcacatgggttggaaCTGCAATAATCAATCTTCTTTTCACAGTTGAAGCCGGAGTAAGTGAATGGGCAGAGGCAGCTGTATCCACCATCTGGGTTATCGCTGCATCTGCCGCCATTGAAGCATGGTCCATCAGCACAAGTCATAGCACTCAGCTCACAATTTTTACCATAGAATCCTGGTGGGCATGCACAGGAATAACTGTTTTCTAGGTCCTGTGAAAATAAAGAGATCAAATTAAGAATGTATACCATAGATATTGACAGGACTGTAAACGATAACATAGCCTAGGAAAGACTATGCCTAGATATACTGCATGTTACACAAAGGCAGTGTTCTGCAGAAATTTGTAGAAAAGAACTTACAGTGCAGCTTCCTCCATTTTTGCAGGGGTTGGCATCACATTCGTTGATCTCAATCTCACAGTTGGATCCAGTGTAGCCTGGACGGCAAGAGCAAGTGTAGCTTCCTTGGCCTGTGTTGGTGCAGGTGGCTCCATTTTTGCAAGGTTTATGATGTGTGCAGTAGTTAAGATCTGCAGAGCGAGAAAATGTATTCAGTCAGTCAATCTACAATTTCTATCATTTTATTTCAAGATTTATTAATACCAGTGATCCATGAAAGTCACATTCTGTAGCCTACCTTGGTTACAGAAAAGTCCACCCCATCCTTCTTGACAGTTGCATTGCCAGGGCTGTTGGCATGTACCGTGCAGACAACCTGGATAGCGGATACATTCATCGCAGTAGCGACCTTGCCAACCTACACGGCATCTGGTAAGGAAAGAAACCCCGGATATTTAGTATACAATCACACCATAGTGAAAACTagaacactacacatatacaggtCAATAGCCTGGTTTTCTGCATGATCAATAGATATAAAATAAACGTACTTGCACTCCCCAGGCTTCTCACAATAACCATGGTGCTCATCACATCCAGGAAGACAGATTGCTGTAAGAGAAGAGTTGGAAACATAAGAACTCCAGTCTGTTACATTGCTACAAGTACAGATGCGTGCGGAGCTGTGTGCACTGCAGTTTTACAACCAATTATTCCAGACTAGTGATCGGGCTTGGTAACTAGTCTATTACTGGTCACTTGTAAACAAGCTGTCTCCATAATACATTTACACACAGACAAAAGAGAGCTCAGAGTCCTCATCTCCCTCCCCCTttgcacacacttttttttttttcttcctccaagtgagggtcagaagtcttttttttttctttccctaatTCTATACACACATGGTTCCACCCCTTAATATCCCAGCGAGTGTGTGCAGATAAGAGTGGACAGCTGGTGTGCAGGGTGCCAGTACAGGACAGCTGCTCTATTGTCTATTCTCTCCCAGCAGCTGCCCTTCTGCAACAATACCCCAGAGcccgcagccaatcacaggcaggGGTGCTCCTCTAAGGACCAATCAATGGTGAGATCTAATCTATGGCACGCGTGTGATTTCTCTGAAaacttttcattattattatcatttaaaTAAATGGTGCAAAGTTCTCAGCAGAAAGAGGGGCACCAACCTGACAAAGGAgagtgggggaaggggggaccTTCCTGCTTCTCTTGCTTAAGACAAGCTTGTTAAGCAGGCAGAGCACATTTTACGCAGCTATGTGACACTGGAGGCACAAAATAGACTGGAACACCCCCATTAAGGCGAATAGAAAGGAGCGAATCAACATGATTAATGAGGCCCTCCAAGTAATAAATGTGTTATTTCATGGAAGAaataggatatgccataaatcaGAAAGGAGCTGAATGAGCATGGAGCATGGGGTGGAACTATAAAAAATCTGATACAAAAAGTCTGCCTTCTGTTACGAAACCCCTATTATATTGTATTCTATCTCAAGCCATAATACATATGTACTCTAGATGTAAACATCAACATGCGGACCATATCCTTGTTTACTTACGTTCTGTGCAGTACTGTCCCTTCCATCCAGGATTGCAGATCTTTTCTCCTTTCTCGCCACAGTAAAAGTGTCCAAAAGCATCATCCCTGGGCCGGCAGTAGTCAGAGCATCCTTCTCCATAGTAGTATTCATCACACACAAAGCGGTAGGAGTATTTGAGCTCGGTGCGGCCACTGCTGTGTAAATCCTGGGACCACTCATCACCCACCGTCAGATGTCTCTGGGTGGCGAGACGGCTGATGAGACGCTCAGGGTTCTCTGCCAAAAGAAGATCATTTATTACAACCATTGCGCTCCACACCAGCTGGCAGGACCTGTGCACTTGTTACTGTACTATGATATGATCAGGCTACCGACACAAGGTCCAGTAATAGACTAAGAATGTATTATTGATATGTGGGAATCCTGTGCTCAGGACTGATCACACTTTAAGTAAAAGACTCTCTTGGGGAATATGAGAATCGGAATCCAGTGTGAAGATCAAAGCACTGGGAGCTGTTAAATGAATTGCCACTTGGTAGCACTTCCTTATGTGCAAGGACAGAATTAAGTGTGAAATTAGCACTTTAGGGCTCTCAGCATTAGATAAATGTAGGGATTAGAGGCGTCTTACCTGTGTTCAGATCATCTGGAGAGTCGGTGTGCAGTGCTTCAATGATAAGGGAGAAGGTACCCTGTACAAGAGAATCCACGGTTAGTATTGGGTACACAGCAAAAAGCTTCATCagatttattctattttattcagATAACAAGCCTGACTTCTACCACCCCCCACTGGATAGGCGAGGCCCAGAGATCTGTGTTGGCTCGCTGCATGTTTTCACTTTTCCTAAGGAAATGGGTGGACTTTTAATAGTTATTTCCTGGTATgattttatgtttgtttgttttattattcAGTTAGTGAAACACCGAGGTGCCAGTCCAGAGAACAGAACTTCCTCTGCTTAACCCCTGTCGTGCAAGAAAAGGACCCTTTTTATTTCTTCCCAGACTCAACCTACAACGGGcagacaataaataaataaataaataaatatatataaataaataaatattcccctattttttattattattattattattattatgattattattattattattaacccttaaagggtGCTCTCAGCTAGAGAGGCAGGGAACAGAGCTGCCGGCTCGGCCGTTGTCATCAATCTTCACGCTTCATTTTGCCACTTTCACACATTGCGGATGGCAGTAAAATGAAGCCTTTTGGGAATTTCACGCCGTGCTGACAATTATACAACCAGCTCCGAGACAAGAGGGCTAGGGTAAGGCAGTGGCAATTCCAACACCATAACACTTGTTCCTTTTGGGAGCTAGAAAAGCCTGGCATAGGAGAAATAACACTTTGCATCTCTTTTCACACACGCAAATCTCAGCCCTTCAGTTCCATAGCTTGGAGCTGTGACTAGTAGCTATCCCCCCAGGATACAGAGACAGATGAAAGCCCCATAAGTGCCCCCTCCCTTCAGGCAGCTGCCAGTCCCTTATCTAAGATGCTTTTATCCAGGGGCTTAGTTCACCTTGCAGGATCCAGCCGCACCCTGTGTACTACCACCCCCTGTGTGTATGATCTCCTGGGGGTGATGTGCTGCCTGCTGTGAACCTGacttatctccagctgttgcaaaactacaactcccagcatgcccagacagccaacggctgtctgggcatgctgggagttgtagttttgcaacagctggaggcaccttggttgggaaacactgctctagataggTGGCATAGCATGGATAGTAAAGATTACTCACAGGCCAGGTGAATCCAAAGGTGAAGCGGATGGGGTTGGTAAAACTGGGGTCCGAGCTGACGGTCTCCGGGACGTTGAACGAGTTGGAGCCCAGCACGGGGGTGATAGCGCTGCCATAGGTGCAGGGGGGCTCCGGGGACACGCTGGTCTGGTAGTGTTTCAGGCAGATCCTGAAGAAGGTCTTACAATCGCATTGCTGCAGCCCCAAAGAAGCAGACGTCCCACCGCGGCAGCAGTTCACGTTACCGCTTGGACCCTTCTTATTGACAAACTCCTGCAGCTTCAGCTCAAAGAGTCCAGAGCAAGAGACCTGCGGGACGGACAAGCGCCCAAGACATCACTCCATCTGTACACATCcacttcatatatacacacatatgttaTCTAGGATAGTATATGCGTCATATGTTATTGGGGACACATGCACACTATCCCTAATACTAGATATCCATCAGGGTACTCATTCACACAGCCCTATAGGCTTCCATCCATCCATAACACCTAAGCATGCAGCTACAACACAGGTACAGGCATCCATCATTGTGCCCAAACAACCCAAGCATCCATCAGTGTTCCCATACAACCGGCATCCATCAGTGTGCCCACACAACCCAGGCATCCATCAGTGTGCCCAACCAACCCAAGCATCCATCAGTGTGCCCATACAACCCAGGCATCCATCAGTGTGCCCAACCAACCCAAGCATCCATCAGTGCGCCCATATAACTCAGGCATCCATCAGTGTTCCCACACAACCCAGGCATCCATCAGTGCGCCCATACAACCCAGGCATCCATCAGTGTGCCCACACAACCCAGGCATCCATCAGTGTGCCCACACAACCCAGGCATCTATCAGTGTGCCCATACAACTCAGGCATCCATCAGTGTGCCCACACAACCCAGGCACCCATCAGTGTGCCCACAAAATTCAGGCATCCATCAGCGTGCCCACAAAACCAGGCATCCATCAGTGTGCCCACACAACCCAGGCATCCATCAGTGTTCCCACACAACCCAGGCATCCATCTGTCTGCTCACAAAACCCAGGCATCCATCAGTGTGCCCACAAAACCCAGGCATCCATCAGTGTGCCGATCCAACCCAGGCATCCATCAGTGTACCCATCCAACCCAGGCATCCATCAGTGTGCCCATCCAACCCAGGCATCCATCAAAGTGCCCATACAACCCAGGCATCCATCAGTGTGCCCATAGAACCCAGGTATCCATCAGTGTGCCCACACAACCCAGGCATCCATCAGTGTGCCCATACAACCCAGGCATCCATCAATGTGCCCATACAACCCAGGTATCCATCATTGTGCCCACACAACCCAAGCATCCATTAGTGTGCCCATATACCCAGGCATCCATAAGTGTGCCCATACAACACAGGTATCCACATTGTGCCCACACAACACAGGCATCCATCAGTGTGCCCATACAACCATGGCATCCATCAGTGTGCCCACACAACCCAGGCATCCATCAGTGTGCCCATACAACCCAGGTATCCATCAGTGTGCCCACACAACCCAGGCATCCATCAGTGTGCCTATCCAACCCAGGCATCCATCAGTGTGCCCATCCAACCCAGGCATCCATCAGTGTGCCCATACAACCCAGGCATCCATCAGTGTGCCCATCCAACCCAGGCATCCATCAGTGTGCCCATACAACCCAGGCATCCATCAGTGTGCCCATCCAACCCAGGCATCCATCAGTGTGCCCATACAACCCAGGCATCCATCAGTGTGCCTATCCAATCCAGGCATCCATCAGTGTGCCCATCCAACCCAGGCATCCATCAGTGTGCCCATCCAACACAGGCATTCATCAGTGTGCCCATCCAACCCAGGCATCCATCAGTGTGCCCATCCAACACAGGCATTCATCAGTGTGCCCATCCAACCCAGGCATCCATCAGTGTGCCCATCCAACACAGGCATTCATCAGTGTGCCCATCCAACCCAGGTATCCAGCAGTGTGCCCATCCAACCCAGGCATCCATCAGTGTGCCCATCCAACACAGGCATTCATCAGTGTGCCCATCCAACCCAGGCATCCATCAGTGTGCCTATCCAACCCAGGCATCCATCAGTGTGCCCATCCAACCCAGGCATCCATCAGTGTGCCCATCCAACACAGGCATCCATCAGTGTGCCCATCCAACCCAGGCATTCATCAGTGTGCCCACACAACCCAGGTATCCAGCAGTGATGCCATCATCACACCCACTGTGGTCCTTACCTGGCACAGGAGCGCGGCCACAATGAGGAGGCTGATGGCGGACTGAGGTCCCATGCTGGCGGAGGTACAAGGCAGGGAGAGCCCCAGAGAGCCGGCTGCGGGTGGCTTGTCCCAGGCACACTGTGCTGCACACTCCAGTCCGTGGTGTCTTGTCTCGGCTCTAGATACGCCCTCTCATTGAGTGACAGTTCTTGTGAATGGTAATAGGTGGAGACCGATGCTGGCTTACGACTGACTGTCAGCACCTTGTGTGCCCCTAAACCTTGGGCTCCATAGGGGTAAAAATCATGCAACAATCCACATAGGCAGGAGGTATAATCCCAGTGACTGTAGGGGTCCGATAGGCTGCAGTCTGTATCTCTGCAGAGTCCTCCCAGTGCAGAACAGGAATCCCAGGTATCAGTGATATAGTGGCTGGTGCGGATGAGCTCGCGGCGACTCTGCCTGTGCTGTCCGCCTGCCTCTTTATATGGAGCCTGTCGTCTGCATAGCTAATGAGATGGAAATGAGCAGACCCCCAATCTGTCCAGGGATGTCACAAAGGAGCCACTTGCCGAACCCTCCTCTCTATGGATCGCCAAATGGTCAGTGAGCTGTAAAATGTGCAACCTCCCTCCTCCAGCCGCCGCCTCCCTCCTCTGCCTCCCCGGGCACTGTGCTTCCAGTCCTGACACCAGCAGCACTACTACTCCTATTAATCAGACATTATATAGCTGCCAGTCATGTGATCACCCTAAAAGCCGCATCAATGGGTGATGGAACAGGAAATCCAATCCataatggggagaggagcagcGACTCTTCTCCCATACCCCCAAATCCTGGAACTCCCCCTCTCACCACCCCAGTGCCCATCTTCTCACCTATCAAGTATACATAACTCCCTATATTCCGCATGATGTACTATTACCTGTGTGTAGAGTACTATATGAATTATTTACCAAATATAGTACTTTATAGAATAAACACAGCTGGGTACTAGATATTGTTATTCTACCTTTAGAGCTTTTTACCAAatatagtatatttttatatatatatatatatatatatatatatatatatatatatataagcactaCTGTATACCGTATTATCCACTCTCTCGTATACTACGGATTATATGCCAAATATAGTACTTAAAATTATAAGCACTGCtgtgtactatatacaccacCTTGTGTACTGTGTTATATACCAAATATAGTATTTTATAGTATAAACACTGCTGtctactatatattatacattaccttGTGTACTATGTATTATATACCAAATATAGTACTTTATAGTATAGACACTGTTGtctactatataatatataccataCATTATATGCAATACTGTGTattataaactatatatatatatgtatatgtacagggcggtatataCCAAATATAttactatatgtattatgtgcccCGTCCATTGCTACTGACCATGTATAATGCAATGTACATAAGCTTGAATGATGTACTTTGTATTGGACTGTGCACAGTCCTATTTATTATCACAGCCAGTAAGAGTCCACAAGGTGCAGCAGATCAGATTTCTGCAGGTATCTCTCCGCTGCGCACCTGTCACTGCACGGATCCTCCACTCACTCAGGTTTACCTGCAGGCCTAGAAGGTGCAGGCTGTGTGACCAAAGGGGGCAGCTTCTCCTTTATAGTCACTGCCTGACGATAGCAGACGATAACTGGTTATTACATTATCATATCAGACTACCTTCAATGGACTTACAATACACTCTACACATCTGTGGACATTGCAGGATTGGATACACAAAatagtgcacactgtagtatggtgtacatataaatatatacaccctAATGTGCTTGTCCAGAGACATATACACACCCTAGAGCTTGCATAGAGAGGTGTGTATACATTACAGTGGACCATTGTACATAACATAGATTTGTATGTATTGCATTGTGGTGTACATGCAGAGCACTGAGGTCTGGTGTGTACAGACTTGTTTATATTGTGGTGTGGTGTACATAAGCTTGTATACATTGTTTTGTACATACATGTTATATACTTTTATGTTATAGACATACACTTTAGTAAGATACCATATACATAGACCATCATATCATCATATTGTATAGACCATCATTAGTTTCCCGGTATACAGTTTAGTGTGGTATATAACCTATAGTATGGGGCACAGTAGACCAGTATATACATTAGTCACCCAATATACAGTGTAGTGTGGTATACATCCTATAGTATGGGGCACAGTAGACCAGTATATAGATTAGTTTCCTGGTATTCAGTGTAGCGTGCTATACATCCTATAGTATGGGGCACAGTAGACTAGTATATGCATTAGTTTCCCGGTATACAGTGTAGTGGGGTATACATCCTATAGTATGGGGCACAGTAGACTAGTATATACATCAGTCCCCCGGTATACAGTGTAGTGTGGTATACATCCTATATTATGGGGCACAGTAGACCAGTATATACATTAGTTTCCCGGTATACAGTGTATTGTGGTGCGCATCCTATAGTATGGGGCACAGTAGACCAGTATATACATTAGTTTCCCGGTATACAGTGTAGTGTGTTATACATCCTATAGTATGGGGCACAGTAGACCAGTATATACATTAGTTTCCTGGTATACAGTGTAGTGTGGTGCACATCCTATAGTATGGGGCACAGTAGACCAGTATATACATTAGTTTCCCGGTAtacagtgtagtgtggtgtaCATCTTATAGTATGGGGCACAGTAGACCAGTATATACATTAGTTTCCCagtatacagtgtagtgtggTATACATCCTATAGTATGGGGCACAGTAGACCAGTATATACATTAGTTTCCCAGACTTGTTTATACTGTGGTGTGGTGTACATAAGCTTGTATACATTGTTTTGTACATACATGTTATATACTTTTATGTTATAGACATACACTTTAGTAAGATGCTATATACATAGACCATCATATCATCATATTGTATAGACCATCATTAGTTTCCGGTATACAGTGTAGTGTGGTATATAACCTATAGTATGGGGCACAGTAGACCAGTATATACATTAGTTTCCCagtatacagtgtagtgtggTATACATCCTATAGTATGGGGCACAGTAGACCAGTATATAGATTAGTTTCCTGGTATTCAGTGTAGTGTGCTATACATCCTATAGTATGGGGCACAGTAGACTAGTATATACATTAGTTTCCCGGTATACAGTGTAGTGTGGTATACATCCTATAGTATGGGGCACAGTAGACCAGTATACAGATTAGTTTCCTGGTATTCAGTGTAGTGTGGTATACATCCTATAGTATGGGGCACAGTAGACTAGTATATACATTAGTTTCCCGGTATACAGTGTAGTGTGGTATACATCCTATAGTATGGGGCACAGTAGACCAGTATATAGATTAGTTTCCTGGTATTCAGTGTAGTGTGGTATACATCCTATAGTATGGGGCACAGTAGACTAGTATATACATTAGTTTCCCagtatacagtgtagtgtggTATACATCCTATAGTATGGGGCACAGTAGACCAGTATATACATTAGTTTCCTGTTATACAGTGTAGTGTGGTGCACATCCTATAGTATGGGGCACAGTAGACCAGTATATACATTAGTTTCCCGGTATGCAGTGTAGTGTGGTATACATCCTACAGTATGGGGCACAGTAGACCAGTATATACATTAGTTTCCCAGACTTGTTTATACTGTGGTGTGGTGTACATAAGCTTGTATACATTGTTTTGTACATACATGTTATATACTTTTATGTTATAGACATACACTTTAGTAAGATGCCATATACATAGACCATCATATCATCATATTGTATAGACCATCATTAGTTTCCGGTATACAGTGTAGTGTGGTATATAACCTATAGTATGGGGCACAGTAGACCAGTATATAGATTAGTTTCCTGGTATTCAGTGTAGTGTGGTATACATCCTATAGTATGGGGCACAGTAGACTAGTATATACATTAGTTTCCCagtatacagtgtagtgtggTATACATCCTATAGTATGGGGCACAGTAGACCAGTATATACATTAGTTTCCTGTTATACAGTGTAGTGTGGTGCACATCCTATAGTATGGGGCACAGTAGACCAGTATATACATTAGTTTCCCGGTATGCAGTGTAGTGTGGTATACATCCTACAGTATGGGGCACAGTAGACCAGTATATACATTAGTTTCCCAGACTTGTTTATACTGTGGTGTGGTGTACATAAGCTTGTATACATTGTTTTGTACATACATGTTATATACTTTTATGTTATAGACATACACTTTAGTAAGATGCCATATACATAGACCATCATATCATCATATTGTATAGACCATCATTAGTTTCCGGTATACAGTGTAG
Protein-coding sequences here:
- the DLL1 gene encoding delta-like protein 1; this encodes MGPQSAISLLIVAALLCQVSCSGLFELKLQEFVNKKGPSGNVNCCRGGTSASLGLQQCDCKTFFRICLKHYQTSVSPEPPCTYGSAITPVLGSNSFNVPETVSSDPSFTNPIRFTFGFTWPGTFSLIIEALHTDSPDDLNTENPERLISRLATQRHLTVGDEWSQDLHSSGRTELKYSYRFVCDEYYYGEGCSDYCRPRDDAFGHFYCGEKGEKICNPGWKGQYCTEPICLPGCDEHHGYCEKPGECKCRVGWQGRYCDECIRYPGCLHGTCQQPWQCNCQEGWGGLFCNQDLNYCTHHKPCKNGATCTNTGQGSYTCSCRPGYTGSNCEIEINECDANPCKNGGSCTDLENSYSCACPPGFYGKNCELSAMTCADGPCFNGGRCSDNPDGGYSCLCPFTYSGFNCEKKIDYCSSNPCANGARCEDLGNSYICQCQEGFSGRHCDDNLDDCTSFPCQNGGTCQDGINDYSCTCPPGYTGKNCSMPVSKCEHNPCHNGATCHERNNRYVCECAHGYGGLNCQFLLPEKSTETLEMPSDKFPWIAVCAGIILVLLLLLGCAAVVVYVRLKVHRNRHMPAATRGETKTMNNLATCHREKDISVSVIGTTQIKNTNKKVDFLSESNNDKNGFKTRYPSVDYNLVHELKNEDTTKEERRKCEAKCSSSDSDSEDLHSSHLKSDSSEKRRPDSNYSSKDTKYQSVYVISDEKDECIIATEV